A stretch of Eleutherodactylus coqui strain aEleCoq1 chromosome 2, aEleCoq1.hap1, whole genome shotgun sequence DNA encodes these proteins:
- the CILP gene encoding cartilage intermediate layer protein 1 produces MKPGLLICLLLLEVAYVSGQGSRKGGAVLNHSARRIRTGKKITTTPVKIKDDELQQWTTWFNIDHPGGNGDYERLDAIRFYYPNRVCSKPLRMEARTTEWVPAEKTGEIVHYSLVKGFWCINTEQVEGRNCSNYSVRFLCPVVLQPIIPKVTWSEWSPWSLCSARCGSNGIQIRRRTCLAEDHWQDHCNEPTEEGRRCTGATCKVCNLSCSMGKASADCSVCECKNQILYGTVTLPDGAPAAGVNVYAISRKPRVKAVSNAQGQFSVVGLCPNSTLQLKMEKYSVVNVKIPKGNGSSSSIHISMKRKEKPYIVEHPEAKVRRLGQSVTFCCDAVGEPTIEQYLWYHNGTLLDQNVHKFSNQLTLRKLKASQAGEYYCKAKNDAGFVKSRPAKLTLIDQNGHVCNPKPEDHLIQLPHDCFQNATNSLYYNVGKCPPTSCPGNLENGLRCKDTVPYCCGITKTKVKEVSCQGYILPIKIAVQCGCLKCTDTKIVVRGRAVAADTGEPMRFGYIYAGNTRVSMTGYKGTFSIQVPAETERLVLTFVDRLQKFVNTTKVLPFNKKGGSVFHDVLLLRKKEPVILDSMKTNQISLGDLENSDPIAELEIPPNSFYRQNGEIYNGKVKASVTFLDPRNISTARAAQSDLNFVNEEGDTMALRSYGMFSVDFTDEKATESLNAGAVKVYLDSSQVKMSEHLEKMKLWSLNPETGLWEEEGDFQKARVRRGKREERTFLVGNMEIRERRLFNLDVPENRRCYVKVRAYRSERFLPSEQIEGVVVNLINMEPMSGFSSNPRAWGRFDSAITGPNGACLPAFCDDKTPDAYSAFVTATLAGEELEPVQSSPKFNPVVIGVPQPYLDKLNYRRTDHDDPKLKKSAFSISVAKPTPNAAEESNGPIYAYDKLLECEEAPYNAGHFRFYRVEGDTYNFNTVAFNEDDPMSWTEDYLAWWPKPMEYRACYIKVKIVGSQEIMVRSRNMGGTHPQTVGQLYGIRDIRSTKDQGDPSLSTACVEFKCGGMLYDQDRVDRTLVKIIPQGSCRRETINTMLHEYLVNHLPMAVNNDTSEYTMLAPLDPLGHNYGIYTVTDQDPRTAKEIALGRCFDGSSDGVSRVMKSNVGVGLTFNCLDQDVGKQSVFRGNGLAASSANRQGGRDRRQQRASSQNRSTGRITFPLTRRQLSSDE; encoded by the exons AACTTCAGCAGTGGACAACCTGGTTCAACATTGATCACCCAGGTGGCAATGGAGACTATGAGCGCCTGGATGCCATCAGGTTCTACTATCCTAATAGAGTTTGCTCAAAACCTCTCCGTATGGAAGCGCGAACAACAGAGTGGGTACCAGCAGAAAAGACTGGAGAAATTGTGCATTATAGCCTGGTAAAGGGGTTCTGGTGTATCAATACTGAACAAGTGGAGGGCAGAAATTGTTCTAATTACTCAGTTCGCTTCTTGTGTCCCGTTG TTTTACAACCCATTATTCCAAAAGTGACATGGTCAGAATGGTCCCCATGGAGTCTGTGCTCAGCCAGATGTGGTAGCAATGGCATTCAGATTCGAAGGAGGACCTGTTTGGCAGAGGATCATTGGCAAGACCACTGTAATGAACCCACAGAGGAAGGACGAAGGTGCACTGGTGCCACGTGTAAAG TATGTAACCTCAGCTGTTCTATGGGCAAAGCAAGTGCAGACTGTAGCGTGTGTGAATGCAAGAACCAAATACTGTATGGCACAGTCACACTCCCCGATGGAGCACCCGCTGCCGGGGTAAATGTGTACGCCATCTCTAGAAAACCCAGAGTGAAAGCTGTATCCAATGCCCAAGGGCAGTTCAGCGTGGTAGGGTTGTGTCCCAACAGCACACTGCAgctgaaaatggaaaaatactCTGTGGTCAATGTAAAAATTCCTAAAGGCAATGGATCATCTTCATCTATACATATTAGTATGAAGAGGAAAG AaaagccttatatagtggaacaCCCTGAAGCCAAGGTAAGGCGCTTGGGACAAAGCGTGACATTCTGTTGTGATGCTGTGGGAGAGCCAACCATAGAGCAGTATCTGTG GTACCATAATGGAACCCTCTTGGACCAAAATGTACATAAATTCAGCAATCAGCTGACCCTTCGCAAGCTCAAGGCAAGCCAAGCTGGAGAGTACTACTGTAAGGCTAAAAATGATGCAGGCTTTGTAAAATCCAGACCCGCCAAGCTCACTCTCATTG ATCAGAATGGTCATGTCTGCAATCCAAAGCCAGAGGACCATCTCATCCAGCTTCCTCATGACTGTTTCCAAAATGCCACTAATTCGCTCTACTACAATGTGGGGAAGTGTCCTCCCACATCTTGTCCTGGGAATCTGGAGAATGGACTGCGATGCAAAGACACTGTTCCTTACTGTTGTGGAATTACTAAGACAAAAGTTAAAGAAGTCTCCTGTCAGGGTTACATTCTTCCAATTAAAATTGCTGTGCAATGTGGTTGCTTAAAGTGTACAGATACCAAAATAGTTGTCCGTGGAAGAGCAGTGGCAGCTGATACTGGAGAACCAATGCGATTTGGATACATATATGCAGGAAATACCAGGGTTAGCATGACAGGTTATAAAGGTACCTTTTCAATTCAGGTTCCTGCAGAAACAGAGAGGTTGGTTCTTACTTTTGTTGATCGACTACAAAAATTTGTTAATACCACGAAAGTTCTTCCATTCAATAAAAAGGGAGGCTCTGTATTTCACGACGTGCTTCTTCTGAGGAAAAAAGAGCCAGTCATATTGGACTCTATGAAAACAAACCAAATTTCTCTAGGAGACTTAGAAAATAGTGATCCTATAGCGGAATTGGAAATTCCACCAAATTCTTTCTATCGACAAAATGGGGAGATCTATAATGGTAAAGTAAAGGCAAGTGTAACATTTTTAGATCCAAGAAATATATCAACAGCCAGAGCTGCACAAAGTGACTTAAACTTTGTCAATGAGGAAGGAGACACCATGGCGCTACGCTCATATGGAATGTTCTCAGTAGATTTTACTGATGAGAAAGCCACAGAATCTTTGAACGCCGGAGCAGTTAAAGTATACCTTGACTCTTCCCAAGTCAAAATGTCAGAGCACCTTGAAAAGATGAAATTATGGTCTCTAAATCCAGAAACCGGACTTTGGGAAGAAGAAGGTGACTTTCAAAAAGCAAGAGTTCGACGAGGTAAAAGAGAGGAGAGGACCTTTCTTGTAGGCAACATGGAAATTAGGGAGAGAAGATTGTTTAACTTGGACGTTCCTGAAAATCGAAGATGTTATGTGAAGGTTCGTGCATATAGAAGTGAAAGGTTTTTGCCAAGTGAACAAATAGAAGGTGTAGTAGTAAATCTAATCAACATGGAACCAATGTCAGGATTTTCATCCAATCCTCGAGCTTGGGGACGCTTTGACAGTGCTATAACTGGTCCAAATGGGGCATGTTTACCTGCATTTTGTGATGACAAAACCCCAGATGCTTATTCTGCATTTGTAACTGCCACCTTAGCAGGAGAAGAATTGGAACCAGTTCAATCTTCCCCAAAGTTTAACCCAGTTGTAATTGGTGTTCCACAACCCTACCTAGATAAACTTAATTACAGAAGAACAGATCATGATGATCCCAAACTCAAGAAGTCAGCTTTTAGCATTAGTGTGGCCAAACCAACTCCAAATGCTGCTGAGGAAAGCAATGGCCCAATTTATGCATATGACAAACTTCTAGAGTGTGAAGAGGCCCCTTATAATGCTGGACATTTTAGATTTTACAGAGTAGAAGGAGACACATATAACTTTAACACAGTAGCTTTTAATGAAGATGATCCAATGAGCTGGACTGAAGACTACTTAGCCTGGTGGCCCAAGCCAATGGAATATAGGGCTTGTTATATAAAAGTTAAAATTGTTGGGTCTCAGGAAATTATGGTAAGGTCTCGAAATATGGGTGGCACACATCCACAAACAGTTGGCCAACTCTATGGAATTCGAGATATACGAAGTACTAAAGACCAGGGAGATCCTAGTCTCTCTACAGCATGTGTGGAATTCAAATGTGGTGGTATGCTTTATGATCAGGATAGGGTGGATCGTACACTTGTGAAGATTATTCCTCAAGGAAGCTGTCGGAGGGAAACCATAAATACCATGCTTCACGAATATCTTGTCAATCATCTTCCAATGGCAGTTAACAATGACACCAGTGAGTATACTATGCTTGCTCCTCTTGACCCACTTGGACATAATTATGGCATATATACAGTTACTGATCAGGATCCAAGAACAGCCAAGGAGATTGCCCTTGGTAGATGCTTTGATGGCTCATCTGATGGGGTTTCTAGAGTAATGAAGAGTAACgtaggggtaggtcttacttttaaCTGCTTGGATCAGGATGTCGGGAAGCAAAGTGTGTTTCGTGGAAATGGACTAGCAGCTTCAAGTGCCAATAGACAGGGAGGCAGGGATAGAAGGCAACAAAGAGCAAGTAGTCAAAACAGGTCAACAGGGAGAAtaacttttcctttaacaagacgACAACTCAGCTCAGATGAATAA